A window of Lysobacter terrestris contains these coding sequences:
- a CDS encoding M48 family metallopeptidase has translation MRVDPMGNREAGPQRRGFGLGGIRWWILLLFAGYAAWSWFGSAETDPYTGETAHYGASPEEEVQLGAQAYQQVQSDAAAQGALMPADSQVSQQIRQIASRLVSRVPQVTNDLAAMTQQQAPTGYQGFQWDVSVIQSEEANAFCLPGGKMAVYTGLLPIAENENAMAVVMGHEIAHALLRHGSQRMAQQKLVQMGQMAAGMALGGMDPQQQQAVMAALGAGAQYGFILPYGRNHETQADKVGLMLAAAACYDPREAIPLWERMSQLGGGSRPPEFASTHPDPANRIQTLQSLMPTAEAFRTKYCAGQPPLK, from the coding sequence ATGAGAGTTGATCCCATGGGCAATCGAGAGGCCGGCCCGCAACGCCGCGGCTTCGGACTCGGCGGCATCCGCTGGTGGATCCTGCTCCTGTTCGCGGGCTACGCCGCGTGGTCGTGGTTCGGCAGCGCGGAGACCGACCCCTACACCGGCGAGACCGCGCACTACGGCGCCTCGCCGGAAGAGGAAGTGCAGCTGGGCGCGCAGGCCTACCAGCAGGTGCAGAGCGACGCCGCCGCGCAGGGCGCGCTGATGCCGGCCGATTCGCAGGTGAGCCAGCAGATCCGCCAGATCGCCAGCCGCCTGGTCAGCCGCGTGCCGCAGGTCACCAACGACCTGGCGGCGATGACCCAGCAGCAGGCGCCGACCGGCTACCAGGGCTTCCAGTGGGACGTGAGCGTGATCCAGTCCGAGGAAGCCAACGCGTTCTGCCTGCCGGGCGGCAAGATGGCGGTCTACACCGGGCTGCTGCCGATCGCCGAGAACGAGAACGCCATGGCGGTGGTGATGGGCCACGAGATCGCCCACGCCCTGCTGCGCCATGGCTCGCAGCGCATGGCGCAGCAGAAACTGGTGCAGATGGGGCAGATGGCCGCCGGCATGGCGCTGGGCGGCATGGATCCGCAACAGCAGCAGGCGGTGATGGCCGCGCTGGGCGCGGGCGCGCAGTACGGCTTCATCCTTCCCTATGGCCGCAACCACGAAACCCAGGCGGACAAGGTCGGCCTGATGCTCGCGGCGGCGGCGTGCTACGACCCGCGCGAGGCGATCCCGCTGTGGGAGCGGATGTCGCAGCTGGGCGGCGGTTCGCGTCCGCCGGAATTCGCCTCGACGCACCCGGATCCGGCCAACCGCATCCAGACCCTGCAGTCGCTGATGCCGACGGCGGAGGCGTTCCGCACCAAGTACTGCGCCGGACAACCGCCGCTGAAATGA
- the phaR gene encoding polyhydroxyalkanoate synthesis repressor PhaR, which produces MSSIRIIKKYPNRRLYDTEISSYITIEDVRQLIVDGEDFEVRDAKSGEDLTRQVLLQIIAEHESDGEPMLSTQLLSQIIRFYGDSLQGFMGNYLERSMQMFLDQQQQFRTQIGGLLGQTPWTMMNQLTERNLQMWKEFQQNMAGSMGSTTTPPKPKAETKR; this is translated from the coding sequence ATGAGTTCGATCCGCATCATCAAGAAGTACCCCAACCGTCGTCTCTACGACACCGAGATCTCCAGCTACATCACGATCGAGGATGTGCGCCAGCTCATCGTCGACGGCGAGGATTTCGAGGTCCGCGACGCGAAGTCCGGCGAGGACCTCACCCGCCAGGTACTGCTGCAGATCATCGCCGAGCACGAGTCGGACGGCGAACCGATGCTGTCCACCCAGTTGCTCAGCCAGATCATCCGCTTCTACGGCGATTCGCTGCAGGGCTTCATGGGCAATTACCTGGAACGCTCGATGCAGATGTTCCTGGACCAGCAGCAGCAGTTCCGCACCCAGATCGGTGGCCTGCTCGGGCAGACGCCGTGGACGATGATGAACCAGTTGACCGAACGCAACCTGCAGATGTGGAAGGAATTCCAGCAGAACATGGCCGGCAGCATGGGTTCGACCACGACGCCGCCGAAGCCCAAGGCCGAAACCAAGCGCTGA
- the phbB gene encoding acetoacetyl-CoA reductase — protein sequence MQSRVALVTGGTGGIGTSIVKRLAGMGHRVATNYRNEEKAKAWQAQLRAEGVEIALAHGDVSSPEDAEAMVREVERQLGPVEILVNNAGITRDTTFHRMTAQQWNEVICTNLNSCFNVTRPVIEGMRDRKWGRVVQISSINGQKGQYGQANYAAAKAGMHGFTISLAQENARFGITVNTVCPGYIATDMVMAVPEDVRNKIITQIPTGRLGSPEEIAYAVAFFVPDEAGWITGANLSANGGQYMGW from the coding sequence ATGCAATCACGCGTTGCACTCGTGACCGGCGGTACCGGCGGCATCGGTACCTCGATCGTCAAGCGCCTGGCCGGGATGGGCCATCGGGTCGCCACCAACTACCGCAACGAGGAGAAAGCGAAGGCCTGGCAGGCGCAGTTGCGCGCCGAAGGCGTGGAGATCGCGCTCGCGCACGGCGACGTGTCCTCGCCGGAAGACGCCGAGGCGATGGTCCGCGAAGTCGAACGCCAGCTCGGCCCGGTCGAGATCCTGGTCAACAACGCCGGCATCACCCGCGACACCACCTTCCACCGCATGACCGCGCAGCAGTGGAACGAGGTGATCTGCACCAACCTCAACTCCTGCTTCAACGTCACCCGCCCGGTGATCGAGGGCATGCGCGATCGCAAGTGGGGCCGCGTCGTCCAGATCAGCTCGATCAACGGCCAGAAGGGCCAGTACGGCCAGGCCAACTACGCGGCAGCCAAGGCCGGCATGCACGGGTTCACGATCTCGCTGGCGCAGGAGAACGCGCGTTTCGGCATCACCGTGAACACGGTCTGCCCGGGCTACATCGCCACCGACATGGTCATGGCCGTGCCGGAAGACGTGCGCAACAAGATCATCACGCAGATTCCGACCGGCCGCCTCGGCTCGCCCGAGGAAATCGCCTACGCCGTCGCATTTTTCGTCCCCGACGAAGCCGGCTGGATCACCGGCGCCAACCTGTCCGCGAACGGCGGCCAGTACATGGGCTGGTAA
- the gluQRS gene encoding tRNA glutamyl-Q(34) synthetase GluQRS: MPHAASPAYRGRFAPSPTGDLHFGSLLAALGSWLLARHANGSWLVRIEDVDPPREVAGASRRQLEALTAFGLVPDEPVVRQSERGALYEAALQRLLATGHAFECHCSRSDLAATGGVHRRCVAARRRPDPAIRLRVPDGTVVAFDDGLQGPQQQDVATEVGDFVLRRAEGYWAYQLAVVVDDAAQGITDVVRGADLLDSTPRQVFLQRVLGLPVPRHAHLPLVVDAAGRKLSKSDAALPVDPATPLPALQAAWRALGQDEAALAQARDVAALLHAARAAFDPARIPRGQHVALAAAHNRGFIFAP, encoded by the coding sequence ATGCCCCACGCCGCTTCCCCTGCCTATCGCGGGCGCTTTGCCCCCTCGCCCACCGGCGACCTGCATTTCGGCTCGCTGCTGGCGGCGCTGGGCAGCTGGCTGCTGGCGCGGCACGCGAACGGCAGCTGGCTGGTGCGCATCGAGGACGTCGACCCGCCGCGGGAAGTCGCCGGCGCATCCCGGCGCCAGCTCGAGGCCCTGACCGCCTTCGGCCTGGTTCCGGACGAACCGGTGGTGCGCCAGAGCGAACGCGGCGCGCTGTACGAAGCCGCACTGCAGCGACTGCTGGCGACGGGACACGCTTTCGAATGCCACTGCAGCCGCAGCGACCTGGCCGCGACCGGCGGCGTGCATCGCCGCTGCGTTGCCGCGCGCCGGCGTCCTGACCCGGCCATCCGCCTGCGCGTGCCCGACGGCACCGTGGTCGCGTTCGACGACGGCTTGCAGGGGCCGCAGCAGCAGGATGTGGCGACGGAGGTGGGCGACTTCGTCCTGCGCCGCGCGGAAGGCTACTGGGCCTACCAGCTGGCAGTGGTGGTCGACGATGCGGCCCAGGGCATCACCGACGTGGTGCGCGGTGCCGACCTGCTCGACTCGACGCCGCGGCAGGTCTTCCTGCAGCGCGTGCTCGGCTTGCCCGTTCCCCGCCATGCGCACCTGCCGCTGGTCGTGGACGCCGCCGGTCGCAAGCTGTCCAAGTCGGATGCGGCGCTGCCGGTCGATCCGGCAACCCCGCTCCCGGCGCTGCAGGCCGCCTGGCGCGCCTTGGGCCAGGACGAAGCGGCGCTTGCGCAGGCGCGCGATGTCGCGGCGCTGCTGCACGCGGCCCGCGCCGCATTCGACCCGGCGCGCATCCCGCGGGGCCAGCACGTCGCACTCGCCGCAGCGCACAACAGAGGTTTCATATTTGCTCCATAG
- the htpX gene encoding protease HtpX → MFKRVALFLATNLAVLVLLGIVMSVLQNFFGIRLGNQGQLLVMAAIFGFGGSIISLLMSKWIAKRSTGAHVIEQPRNEAEQWLLTTVHRQAERAGIGKPEVAIYDAPEINAFATGANRNNALVAVSTGLLRAMNRDEAEAVLGHEVSHVANGDMVTMALIQGVLNTFVIVLSRVVGRVIDGFLSGNREGSGGGIGYFVTVMVLDVVFGLFASMIAMAFSRYREFRADAGGANLAGRDKMIAALRRLAQNHGQSTLPGQIQAFGISGAVGHGLRRLMLSHPPLEERIAALQRAA, encoded by the coding sequence ATGTTCAAGCGTGTCGCTCTTTTCCTTGCCACCAACCTGGCCGTGCTGGTGCTGCTGGGCATCGTCATGTCGGTGCTGCAGAACTTCTTCGGCATCCGGCTCGGCAACCAGGGGCAGCTGCTGGTGATGGCCGCGATCTTCGGCTTCGGCGGCTCGATCATCTCGCTGTTGATGTCCAAGTGGATCGCCAAGCGCAGCACCGGCGCCCACGTGATCGAACAGCCGCGCAACGAGGCGGAGCAGTGGCTGCTCACCACCGTGCATCGCCAGGCCGAGCGCGCCGGCATCGGCAAGCCGGAAGTGGCGATCTACGACGCACCGGAAATCAACGCCTTCGCCACCGGCGCCAACCGCAACAACGCCTTGGTGGCGGTGTCCACCGGCCTGTTGCGCGCGATGAACCGCGACGAGGCCGAAGCGGTGCTCGGCCACGAAGTCAGCCACGTCGCCAATGGCGACATGGTGACCATGGCGCTGATCCAGGGCGTGCTCAACACCTTCGTGATCGTGCTTTCGCGCGTGGTCGGCCGCGTCATCGACGGTTTCCTCAGCGGCAACCGCGAGGGCAGCGGCGGCGGCATCGGTTACTTCGTGACCGTGATGGTGCTCGACGTGGTGTTCGGCCTGTTCGCCAGCATGATCGCGATGGCCTTCTCGCGTTACCGCGAGTTCCGCGCCGACGCGGGCGGCGCCAACCTCGCCGGCCGCGACAAGATGATCGCCGCGCTGCGCCGCCTGGCCCAGAACCACGGGCAGAGCACGCTGCCGGGCCAGATCCAGGCGTTCGGCATCAGCGGTGCGGTCGGGCACGGCCTGCGCCGCCTGATGCTGAGCCACCCGCCGCTGGAAGAGCGCATCGCCGCGCTGCAGCGCGCGGCCTGA
- a CDS encoding EAL domain-containing response regulator yields the protein MQFGKDTALRLLIVDDSVEAAEAIVSGLRNAGIAVRPSRPENEDEFQALIDSQPQDVVLAEQKAVSVPFATVMEKVNASGKDLPVMVLTSSIDEDALLKMMALGARRIVLREYMDHILHVLRSEWVDLEARRSYRRLEAQIREIERRCDTLIDSSRDPIAYIHEGMHIRANSAYLEMFGFDSFEDIEGMSLLDLVAPKKVDEFKKLLKQLSKGETPPPRYETEAVTMEGEHFPAVMEFTPATYEGENCLQVVLRKQEEVFDPKAAEELERLRQIDQVTGLLNRQTFLRALEDTVGETAAKATTHGLLLIEPDHYARLLQEIGLDAADELVAALAERLRATVGPDDVVARFGEHQFAVLTHNSDYPQTVRLAESLRAAFADAVTEARNHSLNVTLSIGGVQIGEKIANVPAILGKASQGLQSTIGVGGNRAEIHDPSATDRAELERVAAWVARIREAITSDQFVIHFQPLVPLHGAPEEMYETLLRLRGEDGGLVQPLTFLPIAEEHGLLGEIDRWVVGRAIRIIADRQRLNRRTRLMVKITQASLQDEGFVQHIGEQLKIHGVDGRLLVLQIPESKVFTNLRAAQQFQAGVAEFGVRVGLEQFGIGLNPFQLLSHFDASFIKIDRSFMKELGASAEHQQRVREFAAKAQELGKQTIAEHVQDAGSMTTLFGAGIDYAQGHFLAPAGPEMDYEFG from the coding sequence ATGCAATTCGGCAAAGACACGGCACTGCGACTGCTGATCGTCGACGACAGCGTCGAAGCCGCCGAGGCCATTGTCAGTGGTTTGCGCAATGCCGGGATCGCGGTGCGTCCCTCGCGGCCGGAGAACGAGGACGAATTCCAGGCCCTGATCGACTCGCAGCCGCAGGACGTCGTCCTGGCGGAGCAGAAGGCCGTCAGCGTGCCGTTCGCCACGGTCATGGAAAAGGTCAATGCCAGTGGCAAGGACCTCCCCGTCATGGTGCTGACCAGCAGCATCGACGAAGACGCGCTGTTGAAGATGATGGCCCTGGGCGCGCGCCGCATCGTGCTGCGCGAGTACATGGACCACATCCTGCACGTGTTGCGTTCGGAATGGGTGGACCTGGAGGCACGGCGTTCCTACCGCCGGCTGGAAGCGCAGATCCGCGAGATCGAGCGCCGTTGCGACACGCTGATCGATTCCTCGCGCGATCCCATCGCCTACATCCACGAAGGCATGCACATCCGCGCGAACAGCGCCTACTTGGAGATGTTCGGGTTCGATTCCTTCGAGGACATCGAAGGCATGTCCCTGCTCGACCTGGTCGCACCCAAGAAGGTCGACGAATTCAAGAAGCTGCTGAAGCAGCTGTCCAAGGGCGAGACGCCGCCGCCGCGCTACGAGACCGAAGCGGTCACGATGGAAGGCGAGCATTTCCCCGCGGTGATGGAGTTCACCCCCGCCACCTACGAGGGCGAGAACTGCCTGCAGGTGGTCCTGCGCAAGCAGGAAGAAGTGTTCGATCCAAAGGCCGCCGAGGAACTCGAGCGCCTGCGCCAGATCGACCAGGTTACCGGCCTGCTCAATCGGCAGACCTTCCTGCGCGCGCTGGAGGACACCGTGGGCGAAACCGCCGCCAAGGCGACGACGCACGGCCTGCTGCTGATCGAACCGGACCACTACGCGCGCCTGCTGCAGGAGATCGGCCTGGACGCCGCCGACGAGCTGGTCGCCGCGCTGGCCGAACGCCTGCGCGCCACGGTGGGTCCGGACGACGTGGTGGCCCGCTTCGGCGAGCACCAGTTCGCCGTGCTGACCCACAACAGCGACTACCCGCAGACCGTGCGGCTGGCCGAGTCGCTGCGCGCCGCCTTCGCCGACGCGGTGACCGAGGCGCGCAACCACTCGCTCAACGTCACGCTGAGCATCGGTGGCGTGCAGATCGGCGAGAAGATCGCCAACGTCCCCGCGATCCTCGGCAAGGCCTCCCAGGGCCTGCAGTCCACGATCGGCGTCGGCGGCAACCGCGCCGAAATCCACGACCCCAGCGCCACCGACCGCGCCGAGCTCGAACGCGTCGCCGCCTGGGTCGCCCGCATCCGCGAAGCGATCACCAGCGACCAGTTCGTCATCCACTTCCAGCCGCTGGTACCGCTGCACGGCGCGCCCGAGGAGATGTACGAAACGCTGCTGCGCCTGCGCGGCGAGGACGGCGGGCTGGTGCAGCCGCTCACCTTCCTGCCGATCGCCGAGGAGCATGGGCTGCTAGGCGAGATCGACCGCTGGGTCGTCGGCCGTGCGATCCGCATCATCGCCGACCGCCAGCGCCTCAACCGGCGCACGCGCCTGATGGTCAAAATCACCCAGGCCTCGCTGCAGGACGAGGGCTTCGTCCAGCACATCGGCGAGCAGCTCAAGATCCACGGCGTCGACGGACGCCTGCTGGTGCTGCAGATTCCCGAGTCCAAGGTGTTCACCAACCTGCGCGCCGCGCAGCAGTTCCAGGCGGGCGTCGCGGAGTTCGGCGTGCGTGTCGGCCTGGAGCAGTTCGGCATCGGCCTGAACCCCTTCCAGCTGCTGAGCCACTTCGACGCCAGCTTCATCAAGATCGACCGTTCCTTCATGAAGGAACTCGGCGCCAGCGCGGAACACCAGCAGCGCGTGCGCGAGTTCGCCGCCAAGGCACAGGAGCTGGGCAAGCAGACGATCGCCGAGCACGTGCAGGACGCGGGCAGCATGACCACGCTGTTCGGCGCCGGCATCGATTACGCGCAGGGCCACTTCCTCGCCCCGGCCGGACCGGAGATGGATTACGAGTTCGGCTGA
- the epmB gene encoding EF-P beta-lysylation protein EpmB, translating into MIPAAPTLRHHAPAPEPVTAPPRWQQLWRDAVRDPGELLALLGLDAAALPVSDAAAAQFPLRVPRGFVAKMRHGDPNDPLLRQVLPLDDEMRPMPGFSLDAVGDAAAKAADGVIRKYQGRALLVTTGSCAVHCRYCFRRHFDYASEMAAAGHWRDAVALVRDDARIDEVILSGGDPWSLSTPKLAELTDQLAGIPHLKRLRIHTRLPVVLPERVDAPLLAWLRGLPWPVTVVLHANHANEIGADVAQACKALREAGATLLNQAVLLRGVNDDVDTLQALSERSFEAGVLPYYLHQLDRVQGSAHFEVGDDTARSLHAALAARLSGYLVPRLVREVAGDPGKRPL; encoded by the coding sequence ATGATACCCGCTGCCCCCACCCTCAGGCACCACGCCCCCGCCCCGGAACCCGTCACGGCCCCGCCCCGCTGGCAACAGCTGTGGCGCGACGCCGTCCGCGATCCGGGCGAACTGCTGGCGCTGCTGGGGCTGGACGCGGCCGCGCTGCCGGTGTCGGATGCGGCGGCCGCCCAGTTTCCGCTGCGGGTGCCGCGCGGGTTCGTGGCGAAGATGCGCCACGGTGACCCCAACGACCCCCTGCTGCGCCAGGTGCTGCCCCTCGACGACGAGATGCGGCCCATGCCCGGCTTCAGCCTGGACGCGGTGGGCGACGCCGCCGCCAAGGCCGCCGATGGGGTGATCCGCAAGTACCAGGGGCGCGCCCTGCTGGTCACCACCGGCAGCTGCGCGGTCCATTGCCGCTACTGCTTCCGCCGGCACTTCGACTACGCCAGCGAGATGGCGGCGGCCGGCCACTGGCGCGACGCGGTCGCGCTGGTCCGCGACGATGCGCGCATCGACGAGGTGATCCTGTCCGGCGGCGACCCCTGGTCGCTGTCCACGCCCAAGCTCGCCGAACTGACCGACCAGCTCGCCGGCATCCCCCACCTGAAGCGCCTGCGCATCCATACGCGCCTGCCGGTGGTGCTGCCCGAGCGCGTGGACGCACCCCTGCTTGCCTGGCTGCGTGGCCTGCCCTGGCCGGTCACGGTGGTGCTGCACGCCAACCACGCCAATGAAATCGGTGCCGATGTCGCCCAGGCCTGCAAGGCCCTGCGCGAGGCCGGCGCGACCTTGCTCAATCAGGCCGTGCTGCTGCGTGGCGTGAACGATGACGTCGACACCCTCCAGGCGCTGAGCGAACGCAGCTTCGAGGCGGGCGTGCTGCCCTACTATCTGCACCAGCTCGACCGCGTGCAGGGCTCGGCGCATTTCGAAGTCGGCGACGACACGGCCCGCAGCCTCCACGCCGCACTCGCGGCGCGCCTGTCAGGCTATCTGGTGCCGCGCCTCGTGCGGGAAGTGGCCGGGGATCCCGGCAAGCGGCCGCTCTGA
- the efp gene encoding elongation factor P, which yields MASLGMNDVKTGQKILVNNDPCIITETEYVKPGKGQAFTRIKYRSIKSGRVVEMTMKATDNVEQADVVDTDMQYLYADGEYWHFMNQESFEQVQADKAGMGGAEKWLKGEEECVVTLWNGTPIAVQPPNFVELKIVETDPGVRGDTSGGGGKPATLETGAVVRVPLFVGNEETIKVDTRSGEYVSRVK from the coding sequence ATGGCCAGCCTGGGCATGAACGACGTCAAGACCGGACAGAAGATCCTGGTCAACAACGACCCGTGCATCATCACCGAGACCGAGTACGTCAAGCCGGGCAAGGGCCAGGCCTTCACCCGCATCAAGTACCGCAGCATCAAGTCGGGCCGCGTAGTGGAAATGACCATGAAGGCGACCGACAACGTCGAGCAGGCGGACGTGGTCGACACCGACATGCAGTACCTGTACGCCGACGGCGAGTACTGGCACTTCATGAACCAGGAGTCCTTCGAGCAGGTCCAGGCCGACAAGGCCGGCATGGGCGGCGCCGAGAAGTGGCTCAAGGGCGAGGAAGAGTGCGTGGTGACGCTGTGGAACGGCACCCCGATCGCCGTGCAGCCGCCGAATTTCGTCGAGTTGAAGATCGTCGAGACCGATCCGGGCGTCCGTGGCGACACCTCGGGCGGCGGCGGCAAGCCGGCGACGCTGGAAACCGGCGCGGTGGTCCGCGTGCCGCTGTTCGTCGGCAACGAGGAAACCATCAAGGTCGACACCCGCTCGGGCGAATACGTCTCGCGCGTGAAGTGA